A single window of Syntrophotalea acetylenica DNA harbors:
- a CDS encoding class I SAM-dependent methyltransferase — protein MSFHFDLLSRGYDQFLGRTLGAPDMEYWRTALGLPVRGRLLDAGGGTGRVSAALRPDVEQVVIVDCSQGMLRQARKKGNMALVRADVARLPFIDASFERALIIDALHHFPLQKESIAEVARVLAPGGLLVIEEFDIRRWGTRAIALAEKIVLMGSRFPTPEEIRHMLKEAGFSVLEIQKGKWNSLLFIAKK, from the coding sequence ATGTCCTTTCATTTCGACCTGCTCTCGCGGGGGTATGATCAATTTCTGGGAAGAACTCTGGGGGCTCCGGATATGGAATACTGGAGAACCGCCCTCGGGCTTCCCGTCAGGGGGCGCCTGCTTGACGCTGGCGGCGGAACTGGCCGGGTCTCCGCTGCTCTGCGCCCCGATGTCGAACAGGTCGTCATCGTGGATTGCTCCCAGGGAATGCTGCGTCAGGCTCGAAAGAAGGGGAATATGGCCCTGGTGAGGGCTGATGTTGCACGTTTGCCTTTTATCGATGCCTCCTTTGAACGAGCCCTGATTATAGATGCCCTGCATCATTTTCCCCTACAGAAGGAGAGCATAGCAGAGGTGGCACGGGTTCTCGCCCCGGGGGGATTGCTGGTAATAGAGGAGTTCGATATCCGGAGGTGGGGAACTCGCGCCATAGCTCTGGCGGAAAAAATCGTCCTGATGGGGAGCCGTTTTCCCACGCCGGAGGAAATCCGACACATGCTTAAAGAGGCAGGATTCTCCGTTCTGGAGATTCAGAAGGGAAAGTGGAACAGCCTTCTGTTCATTGCAAAAAAATAG
- the recG gene encoding ATP-dependent DNA helicase RecG, translating into MSLKPTYDQSHRYLATPLDSIRGVGPRIAEKLARLGIRTVEQALYTLPFRYEDRRQFTRIADLMPDTRATIFGEVLASTEKTTSRSRRKLFEVVVGDGSGSLNLKWFHYRKTWIEKQYPVGRRCVVYGEVKQFGNIREMHHADVEFLAAGQDPNALIHADPLNFGRILPVYPLTEGLTQKSARKIWKQVVDHYAHLAVSPLPVEIQRRQQLMPLDEALREVHFPGPDSSLKELDEGCSVARRTLVFDELFYLELGMALKHRGVILEQGRAFKVEHVYTKPLATMLPFRLTEAQRKVLREIKGDMMAPHPMNRLLQGDVGSGKTIVALMAALVAIENQTQVAVVAPTEILAEQHFLQFHAWMESLGLTVRFLSGSTTASLRRQILQDLADGAAQMVVGTHAVLQEDVRFAELGLGIIDEQHRFGVLQRAALRKKGNHPDLLIMTATPIPRTLALTVYGDLSLSVIDALPPGRKPVITRIIPEARRIKAYETIRRELAEGRQAYIVYPLVEETEKSDLLAATEGAAFLQENIFPEQRIGVLHGKMRPDAKEQIMRDFKSGAINILVSTTVIEVGIDVPNATVMMIEHAERFGLAQLHQLRGRVGRGAHQSQCLLVKSGLCSEDGLKRLEVMAATNDGFKIAEADLEIRGPGEFLGTRQSGIPDFRVANLFRDGRTLDQARQEAFRIAEDPAFLTADRYHELRQALKDRWGERLELASLG; encoded by the coding sequence ATGTCCCTGAAGCCCACCTACGATCAAAGTCACAGATATCTGGCAACCCCCCTGGATAGCATCCGGGGGGTTGGCCCTCGGATTGCGGAGAAGCTGGCCCGGCTTGGAATCCGTACCGTAGAACAAGCCCTGTACACCCTGCCGTTTCGCTACGAAGACCGCCGTCAGTTTACCCGTATCGCAGATCTCATGCCCGACACGCGGGCAACCATCTTCGGTGAAGTTCTGGCCAGTACCGAAAAGACAACCTCCCGGTCAAGACGGAAACTTTTCGAAGTTGTTGTCGGAGATGGAAGCGGCTCTCTGAACCTTAAATGGTTCCATTACCGCAAAACCTGGATCGAAAAACAATATCCTGTCGGCCGGCGATGTGTAGTTTACGGTGAAGTCAAGCAGTTCGGAAACATTCGCGAGATGCACCATGCTGACGTCGAATTCCTAGCCGCGGGTCAGGATCCCAACGCCCTTATCCATGCCGATCCTCTGAATTTTGGCCGCATCCTGCCTGTCTATCCTCTTACCGAAGGGCTCACACAGAAATCCGCACGCAAGATCTGGAAGCAGGTTGTCGATCACTATGCCCACCTGGCTGTATCTCCTCTGCCTGTTGAAATTCAGCGAAGACAGCAGCTCATGCCTCTGGACGAAGCACTGCGGGAAGTTCATTTCCCCGGCCCAGATTCCTCTCTGAAGGAACTGGATGAAGGCTGCAGTGTCGCCAGACGCACGCTGGTATTCGATGAGTTGTTTTATCTGGAACTTGGCATGGCGCTGAAACACCGGGGTGTGATCCTGGAGCAGGGGCGTGCCTTTAAAGTCGAGCATGTCTATACCAAGCCCCTGGCAACCATGCTGCCGTTTCGTCTTACCGAGGCACAGCGCAAGGTTCTGCGGGAAATCAAGGGCGACATGATGGCGCCCCATCCCATGAACCGGCTTCTGCAAGGCGATGTCGGTAGTGGAAAAACCATTGTTGCGCTCATGGCGGCGCTGGTTGCCATCGAAAATCAAACCCAGGTAGCGGTTGTGGCTCCGACCGAAATCCTTGCCGAGCAGCACTTTTTACAGTTCCACGCATGGATGGAATCTCTGGGGCTGACTGTGCGGTTTCTTTCTGGATCCACAACGGCCTCGCTGCGCCGCCAGATCCTGCAGGATCTGGCTGATGGCGCTGCGCAGATGGTTGTGGGAACACATGCCGTTTTGCAGGAAGATGTCCGATTCGCTGAACTCGGCCTCGGCATTATTGACGAGCAGCATCGCTTCGGAGTTTTGCAACGCGCCGCCTTGAGGAAAAAGGGCAACCATCCGGACCTGCTGATCATGACGGCCACGCCGATTCCCCGCACTCTCGCCCTTACCGTATACGGCGATCTTTCCCTGTCCGTCATCGATGCTTTGCCTCCTGGCCGGAAACCGGTGATCACCAGGATCATTCCGGAAGCAAGACGCATTAAGGCCTATGAAACCATCCGCCGCGAGCTGGCCGAAGGCCGACAGGCGTACATTGTTTACCCGCTGGTTGAAGAAACCGAAAAGAGCGATCTGCTGGCGGCAACAGAAGGCGCTGCTTTCCTTCAGGAAAATATTTTTCCCGAACAGCGGATCGGGGTATTGCACGGCAAAATGCGTCCCGATGCCAAAGAACAAATCATGCGGGATTTCAAGTCCGGAGCCATAAACATCCTTGTTTCGACCACTGTCATCGAAGTCGGAATCGATGTGCCCAACGCCACAGTCATGATGATTGAACATGCCGAGCGGTTCGGCCTGGCGCAGCTGCACCAACTGCGAGGCCGCGTTGGGCGCGGTGCTCATCAAAGCCAATGCCTGCTGGTCAAATCCGGATTATGCAGCGAAGACGGGCTGAAACGTCTGGAGGTCATGGCTGCCACCAATGACGGGTTTAAAATCGCGGAAGCGGACCTGGAAATCAGGGGTCCGGGAGAGTTTCTCGGAACCCGGCAGTCCGGCATCCCGGATTTTCGTGTAGCCAATCTGTTCCGTGACGGACGCACTCTGGATCAGGCACGTCAAGAAGCCTTCCGGATCGCTGAAGACCCGGCATTCCTGACTGCTGATCGATACCACGAATTGCGCCAGGCTCTGAAAGATCGGTGGGGGGAGCGTCTTGAACTGGCCAGTCTCGGTTAA
- a CDS encoding AMP-binding protein — MNIIQMLQLQTMRRPTAAAIIEPAGRLKDRIATFASLEESSARGAAFLKECGLRSGDVVLVFQPMSIDLYILLLALFRGGMIAMFLDPSAGLKHLETCCSILPPQGFVGPPKAHLLRLASPALRSIPLHLVIGRSLPGARSWKNAEDFAPLREDPPDSPHAPALITFTSGSTGAPKGVVRSHGFLREQHRILEQTLAMNAGDRDLTTLPVFVLANLASGVTSIIPDADLRRPGFIDAAPVLRQINRLGPVRTVASPAFLECLCIAQFRNGGPVHGFRQVFTGGAPVFPQTLQRFAHIFENADIIAVYGSTEAEPIATIRWADVTAQDKGKMVSGAGLLAGIPVPGLRVGILDNRRIVARGVWKSAQFSDFLLPAGETGEIIVTGEHVLKSYLHGHGDSETKILMDGDVWHRTGDSGYFDQRGRLWLMGRTSAVIQDHRGTLHPFAVECAATQYPGVCRSALLQHGRKRLLLVQPRDAAGCVSLKGLSETLSWAGIDEVRCLKRIPCDKRHNAKVDYPALIRMVEKHRR, encoded by the coding sequence ATGAATATCATCCAGATGTTGCAACTCCAGACGATGAGACGTCCCACTGCGGCGGCCATCATCGAACCCGCCGGCAGGCTCAAGGATCGTATTGCCACTTTTGCGTCGCTGGAGGAATCATCGGCCAGGGGCGCGGCTTTCCTTAAAGAATGCGGGCTACGCTCCGGCGATGTGGTGCTTGTTTTTCAGCCCATGTCCATTGATCTCTATATTTTACTGCTGGCGCTGTTTCGGGGCGGTATGATCGCCATGTTTCTCGATCCTTCGGCGGGCCTCAAGCATCTGGAGACCTGCTGTTCCATCCTGCCTCCACAGGGGTTCGTCGGGCCACCGAAAGCACATCTGCTAAGGCTTGCAAGTCCGGCGTTACGAAGCATCCCGCTGCATCTCGTAATCGGCCGGAGCCTGCCGGGAGCACGGTCCTGGAAAAACGCGGAAGATTTTGCACCGCTGCGCGAAGATCCCCCTGACTCACCGCATGCCCCGGCGCTGATTACCTTTACCAGCGGCAGCACTGGAGCACCTAAAGGGGTAGTGCGCAGCCACGGCTTTTTACGCGAGCAGCACCGGATCCTGGAACAAACCCTGGCCATGAACGCAGGAGACCGGGATCTGACCACTTTGCCCGTGTTTGTTCTTGCCAACCTCGCCTCGGGAGTAACTTCCATTATCCCGGATGCCGATCTGCGACGACCCGGATTTATCGATGCAGCCCCGGTACTGCGGCAGATCAACAGGTTAGGTCCGGTGCGCACCGTAGCATCTCCGGCCTTTCTGGAGTGTCTGTGCATCGCACAGTTCAGAAACGGAGGCCCTGTTCATGGATTCAGGCAGGTTTTCACCGGAGGCGCGCCGGTGTTTCCCCAGACCTTGCAGAGGTTTGCTCATATCTTTGAAAATGCTGATATTATAGCGGTTTACGGGTCCACGGAAGCCGAACCGATAGCCACTATCCGATGGGCCGATGTAACGGCACAGGATAAGGGAAAAATGGTCAGCGGAGCCGGATTGCTCGCTGGCATACCTGTGCCGGGTCTCCGGGTGGGGATACTCGACAACCGGCGAATCGTTGCTCGCGGCGTCTGGAAATCTGCGCAATTCTCTGACTTTCTGCTTCCGGCGGGCGAAACAGGTGAAATCATCGTCACTGGCGAGCATGTGCTGAAAAGCTACCTTCACGGTCACGGCGATAGCGAAACAAAAATCCTTATGGATGGTGACGTCTGGCATCGCACCGGCGACAGTGGGTATTTCGACCAGCGAGGCAGGCTCTGGCTTATGGGCAGAACATCTGCGGTCATCCAGGACCACCGGGGAACCCTGCATCCTTTTGCCGTGGAGTGCGCCGCCACGCAATATCCAGGGGTTTGCCGGAGCGCATTGTTACAGCATGGCAGAAAACGTCTCCTGCTGGTCCAGCCCAGGGATGCAGCAGGATGCGTTTCGCTGAAAGGTCTGTCAGAGACACTGTCCTGGGCCGGGATCGACGAGGTGCGATGCCTGAAAAGAATCCCCTGCGATAAAAGACATAACGCCAAAGTGGATTATCCGGCCCTTATTAGAATGGTTGAAAAACACCGCCGGTAA